One stretch of Pradoshia sp. D12 DNA includes these proteins:
- a CDS encoding penicillin acylase family protein, with product MEMEIPRKRVSKGKKISLWVIAILVVILIIGSLGAVYFVKRPLPQMEGELELLGLHNEVEVLRDQEGVPHIKADDTQDLFFAQGYVQAQDRMFQMDLSRRQASGRLSEVIGEAMLKNDKYFRTLGLRRAAEDSYESYSPEAREILQSFAEGVNAYIKEKKAKGKWPIEFTFLGYEPEEWTPIDSLTIGKYMAFDLGGNWNSQAFRHYLLQSFPKEKAYELFPSYPAGAPVNITKDELDIEGSLSSSVVPNEYNGSNNWVVSGEKTQSGEPLLANDPHLSLATPSVWYQNHLEGPGYNVSGVIFAGIPGIILGHNLTIAWGVTNVGPDVQDLYIEKRNPEQEDEFLYKKEWEKAQVIHEKIKIKGQKSEDFKITITRHGPVISEFLGSVGKEHVLALKWTALQPSNELEAVLNMGKSKDWTEFEKALEDFESPAQNFVFASKEGTIAYKANGKIPIRKDKQDALLPVEGWTGENEWVGYIPYNELPRTINAEKGYISTANNKVTDEHYPYHISHDWAQPYRQMRIDEVLSGNDKLTIEEMKNLQMDQRNLQAEEFLPKFIEELSETKETEAIDVLEDWNYMDDKEMAAPLLFQLWMAEISDTLFADDISEEMLTLFRGRKQAVDQLLRKALNGEKSIWIEDKGGLKTVLETSLKKAVTKGKEIQGGVLSNWRWGDYHQIQFKHPLSSVSPLQYVFNYKGELESGGSAVTVQAAGYDTKGTINHGGSWRFIADLSDLSKASHIVGPGQSGQLGSEWYQNQMEDWVTGTYHLTKLNEKNGVKLRLIPKIKR from the coding sequence ATGGAAATGGAGATTCCAAGGAAACGGGTGTCAAAGGGGAAGAAAATTAGTTTATGGGTAATTGCTATTTTAGTAGTCATTCTTATAATTGGTTCACTGGGAGCGGTTTATTTTGTTAAACGGCCTTTACCGCAAATGGAAGGTGAACTTGAACTTTTGGGTTTACATAATGAGGTAGAGGTTTTGCGTGATCAAGAAGGAGTTCCGCATATAAAGGCCGATGATACACAGGATTTATTTTTTGCCCAAGGTTATGTACAGGCTCAGGATAGGATGTTTCAAATGGATTTATCAAGAAGGCAGGCATCAGGCAGATTAAGTGAAGTAATAGGGGAAGCCATGCTTAAAAACGATAAATATTTCCGAACGCTAGGTTTGAGGAGAGCTGCTGAAGATTCTTATGAATCCTATTCACCGGAGGCAAGAGAAATACTTCAGTCATTTGCTGAGGGTGTAAATGCCTACATAAAAGAAAAAAAGGCCAAAGGGAAATGGCCGATAGAATTTACCTTTCTTGGGTATGAGCCAGAGGAGTGGACTCCGATTGATTCACTGACGATTGGTAAGTATATGGCTTTTGATTTGGGAGGAAACTGGAACAGTCAGGCTTTTCGTCACTATTTGCTGCAAAGTTTCCCGAAGGAAAAAGCATATGAACTATTCCCAAGCTACCCTGCAGGAGCACCAGTGAATATAACCAAGGATGAACTCGACATAGAAGGCAGTTTATCTTCTTCTGTTGTCCCGAATGAATATAACGGAAGCAATAATTGGGTAGTCTCAGGTGAGAAGACCCAATCTGGAGAACCATTATTGGCGAATGATCCACATTTATCTTTGGCCACCCCCTCTGTTTGGTATCAAAATCATTTGGAAGGGCCTGGCTATAATGTTAGCGGTGTCATATTTGCCGGTATTCCTGGAATCATTTTAGGTCATAACCTAACTATTGCATGGGGAGTTACGAATGTGGGTCCTGATGTACAGGATTTATATATTGAGAAGAGAAACCCTGAACAGGAAGATGAATTTCTTTACAAAAAAGAATGGGAAAAAGCTCAGGTTATTCATGAGAAGATAAAGATAAAAGGACAGAAATCGGAGGATTTTAAAATAACCATTACACGTCATGGGCCTGTCATCTCAGAATTTTTAGGAAGTGTTGGCAAGGAGCATGTTTTGGCTTTAAAGTGGACCGCTTTGCAACCCTCAAATGAGCTGGAAGCCGTGCTTAATATGGGTAAATCAAAAGATTGGACCGAATTCGAAAAAGCGCTGGAGGATTTTGAATCGCCGGCACAAAATTTTGTCTTTGCCTCAAAGGAAGGAACAATTGCTTATAAGGCTAATGGGAAGATTCCTATTCGAAAAGATAAGCAGGATGCTCTTTTACCGGTAGAAGGCTGGACGGGAGAAAATGAGTGGGTTGGATATATTCCATACAACGAATTACCGCGTACGATTAATGCTGAAAAAGGATACATATCAACGGCTAACAATAAAGTAACAGATGAACACTATCCGTATCATATAAGCCATGATTGGGCCCAGCCCTATCGCCAAATGAGGATTGATGAAGTTCTTTCAGGCAATGATAAATTAACGATTGAAGAGATGAAGAATTTGCAAATGGATCAGCGAAATCTGCAGGCGGAGGAGTTCCTGCCGAAGTTTATAGAAGAACTATCAGAGACTAAAGAAACAGAGGCCATTGATGTTTTAGAGGACTGGAATTACATGGATGACAAAGAAATGGCAGCTCCGTTACTCTTCCAACTATGGATGGCAGAAATCTCGGACACCTTATTCGCAGATGATATATCTGAAGAAATGCTCACCCTTTTCAGAGGCAGAAAGCAAGCTGTTGATCAGCTTCTTAGAAAAGCGTTAAATGGTGAAAAGAGTATTTGGATTGAAGACAAGGGTGGCTTAAAGACGGTGCTGGAAACCAGCTTGAAGAAAGCTGTTACAAAAGGGAAAGAGATACAGGGAGGGGTTCTTTCTAATTGGAGATGGGGGGATTATCACCAAATTCAATTTAAGCATCCGCTATCCTCAGTCAGTCCTCTTCAATATGTGTTTAATTATAAGGGGGAACTAGAGAGTGGGGGAAGTGCGGTTACGGTTCAGGCAGCTGGTTACGATACGAAGGGAACTATTAATCATGGAGGATCATGGAGGTTTATTGCGGATCTCTCTGATTTATCCAAGGCCTCACATATAGTCGGACCAGGACAGTCCGGGCAATTGGGAAGCGAATGGTACCAAAACCAAATGGAAGATTGGGTTACAGGGACATATCATCTAACGAAACTAAATGAAAAGAATGGAGTCAAGCTCCGGTTAATACCAAAAATAAAAAGGTAG